Proteins from one Thermobifida alba genomic window:
- a CDS encoding bifunctional o-acetylhomoserine/o-acetylserine sulfhydrylase, translating into MTAEDTTPQPAEEWSFETKQIHAGAAPDPATNARATPIYQTTSYVFRDTQHGADLFSLAEPGNIYTRIMNPTQDVLEQRLAALEGGVAAVAFASGSAAITAAVLNLAGAGDHIVASPSLYGGTYNLFRYTLPKLGIEVTFLKDQDDLAEWRAAARDNTKLFFAESLPNPANNVLDVRGVADAAHEVGVPLMVDNTVPTPYLQRPIEHGADIVVHSATKFLGGHGTTIAGIVVDGGTFDFGAHGDRFPGFVQPDPSYHGLKYWEALGPGAYAAKLRVQLLRDTGAALSPFNSFLILQGIETLSLRMDRHVANAQALAEWLESRDEVEKVYYPGLPSNPYHEAAQKYLPRGAGAIVSFELRGGVDAGRALVDGTELFSQLVNIGDVRSLIVHPASTTHSQLTPEEQLASGVTPGLVRLSVGLEHVDDLRADLEAGLRAAKAHQ; encoded by the coding sequence ATGACCGCTGAAGACACCACGCCCCAGCCCGCCGAAGAGTGGTCGTTCGAGACCAAGCAGATCCACGCCGGAGCCGCACCCGACCCGGCCACGAACGCGCGGGCCACCCCGATCTACCAGACCACCTCCTACGTCTTCCGGGACACCCAGCACGGCGCCGACCTGTTCAGCCTGGCCGAGCCCGGCAACATCTACACCCGGATCATGAACCCCACCCAGGACGTGCTGGAGCAGCGTCTGGCCGCCCTGGAGGGAGGCGTGGCCGCGGTCGCGTTCGCATCCGGGTCGGCCGCCATCACCGCCGCCGTCCTCAACCTGGCGGGCGCGGGCGACCACATCGTGGCCAGCCCGTCGCTGTACGGCGGCACCTACAACCTGTTCCGCTACACCCTGCCCAAGCTCGGCATCGAGGTCACCTTCCTCAAGGACCAGGACGACCTCGCCGAGTGGCGCGCGGCGGCCCGCGACAACACCAAGCTGTTCTTCGCCGAGAGCCTGCCCAACCCGGCCAACAACGTGCTCGACGTGCGCGGCGTGGCCGACGCCGCCCACGAGGTCGGCGTGCCGCTGATGGTCGACAACACCGTGCCCACGCCGTACCTGCAGCGGCCCATCGAGCACGGCGCGGACATCGTGGTCCACTCGGCCACCAAGTTCCTCGGCGGCCACGGCACCACCATCGCGGGCATCGTGGTGGACGGCGGCACCTTCGACTTCGGCGCGCACGGCGACCGCTTCCCCGGCTTCGTCCAGCCCGACCCCAGCTACCACGGCCTGAAGTACTGGGAGGCGCTGGGACCGGGCGCCTACGCCGCCAAGCTGCGCGTGCAGCTGCTGCGCGACACCGGCGCGGCCCTCTCGCCGTTCAACAGCTTCCTGATCCTCCAGGGCATCGAGACCCTGTCGCTGCGCATGGACCGGCACGTCGCCAACGCCCAGGCGCTCGCCGAGTGGCTGGAGTCCCGCGACGAGGTGGAGAAGGTCTACTACCCGGGCCTGCCCTCCAACCCGTACCACGAGGCCGCCCAGAAGTACCTGCCCAGGGGCGCGGGCGCGATCGTCTCCTTCGAGCTGCGCGGCGGCGTCGACGCCGGACGCGCCCTCGTGGACGGCACCGAGCTGTTCAGCCAGCTCGTCAACATCGGTGACGTGCGCAGCCTCATCGTCCACCCGGCCAGCACCACGCACAGCCAGCTCACCCCCGAAGAGCAGCTCGCCAGCGGGGTCACCCCCGGCCTCGTCCGGCTGTCCGTGGGCCTGGAGCACGTCGACGACCTGCGCGCGGACCTGGAGGCCGGGCTGCGCGCGGCCAAGGCGCACCAGTGA